One Halobacterium sp. DL1 DNA window includes the following coding sequences:
- a CDS encoding triphosphoribosyl-dephospho-CoA synthase translates to MTPAERAELALLLEVTGAPKPGNVDRERDLPDLRFEQFLAGAVGARAGLEAAQDGAVGEAFETAVAGMADAAGTNTQFGCLLLLVPLVRTASSGELTRERASDVVEATTVEDAAAFYRAFEHTDVAVPDPPEDADALDVRRGADAIPDLRERGLTLFDVMELSADHDANAREWVEGFPRVFRAAARIEADDGLLADRAASAFLQLLAEAPDTLVVTEHGESVAAELQERALELRGADPEAVRAFAEELVERGVNPGTTADLTAAALYVALERGVSVDG, encoded by the coding sequence GTGACACCCGCCGAGCGCGCCGAACTCGCCCTCTTGCTGGAGGTCACGGGCGCGCCCAAGCCGGGGAACGTCGACCGCGAGCGCGACCTCCCGGACCTCCGCTTCGAGCAGTTCCTCGCTGGCGCCGTGGGCGCACGGGCGGGTCTCGAAGCGGCACAGGACGGCGCCGTCGGTGAGGCGTTCGAGACGGCGGTCGCGGGGATGGCCGACGCGGCCGGCACGAACACCCAGTTCGGCTGTCTCCTCCTCCTCGTGCCGCTCGTCCGCACCGCCAGTAGCGGCGAACTGACCAGAGAGCGCGCGAGCGACGTGGTCGAGGCAACCACGGTCGAGGACGCCGCGGCGTTCTACCGCGCGTTCGAGCACACCGACGTGGCCGTCCCGGACCCGCCCGAGGACGCCGACGCGCTAGACGTCCGCCGGGGTGCCGACGCCATTCCCGACCTCCGTGAGCGCGGACTCACGCTCTTCGACGTGATGGAACTGAGTGCCGACCACGACGCCAACGCCCGCGAGTGGGTCGAGGGGTTCCCGCGGGTGTTCCGCGCCGCGGCGCGCATCGAGGCCGACGACGGACTACTCGCGGACCGCGCAGCCAGCGCCTTCCTGCAGTTGCTCGCCGAAGCCCCGGACACGCTCGTCGTCACCGAACACGGCGAGAGCGTCGCGGCCGAACTCCAGGAGCGCGCGCTCGAACTCCGGGGCGCCGACCCCGAAGCGGTCCGGGCGTTCGCCGAGGAACTCGTCGAACGCGGCGTCAACCCCGGGACGACGGCGGACCTCACCGCCGCGGCGCTGTACGTCGCGCTCGAACGCGGGGTGTCCGTGGATGGCTGA
- a CDS encoding dihydropyrimidine dehydrogenase, producing the protein MFAPRLALASLSGESDAEWAAACAHPAGAAFLGGIAIDEPTRAAAREMVDRDREEFLPEDPIAFVDDQLSELDDEFLRAGMNVRTTTVEPLREVAAVCADHDAILEVNAHCRQDEMCTAGAGETLLRDTDRLCEQVAAASDAGADVSVKVRAEVDGVHLPTLAKAIEHAGADAIHVDAMDSRRVVRDVVEATDLFVVANNGIRHREDVFEYFAYGADAVSVGRPSRDPDDVRSIYAAVKEWFL; encoded by the coding sequence ATGTTCGCGCCGCGCCTCGCGCTCGCCAGCCTCAGCGGCGAGTCGGACGCCGAGTGGGCGGCGGCCTGCGCGCACCCCGCTGGAGCCGCGTTCCTCGGCGGCATCGCCATCGACGAACCCACCCGGGCGGCGGCCCGCGAGATGGTCGACCGGGACCGCGAGGAGTTCCTCCCCGAGGACCCCATCGCGTTCGTCGACGACCAGCTATCTGAACTCGACGACGAGTTCCTGCGCGCCGGGATGAACGTCCGCACCACGACAGTCGAACCGCTACGGGAGGTCGCCGCGGTCTGCGCGGACCACGACGCCATCCTGGAGGTGAACGCGCACTGCCGACAGGACGAGATGTGCACAGCGGGCGCGGGCGAGACGCTGCTCCGCGACACCGACCGCCTCTGCGAGCAGGTCGCAGCCGCCAGCGACGCGGGCGCCGACGTCTCCGTGAAGGTGCGCGCTGAGGTCGACGGCGTCCACCTGCCGACGCTCGCGAAGGCGATCGAACACGCCGGCGCCGACGCGATACACGTCGACGCGATGGACTCCCGGCGGGTCGTCCGCGACGTCGTCGAGGCCACGGACCTGTTCGTGGTGGCGAACAACGGCATCCGCCACCGGGAGGACGTCTTCGAGTACTTCGCCTACGGTGCCGACGCGGTGAGCGTCGGTCGGCCGAGTCGCGACCCCGACGACGTCCGGTCGATATACGCCGCGGTCAAGGAGTGGTTCCTGTGA
- a CDS encoding 2-phospho-L-lactate transferase, whose amino-acid sequence MTTFLAGGTGTPKLLAGSHDVFDPADATVVGNTGDDVELGGLLVCPDVDTVLFAGGDVLDRETWWGIEGDKSTTHDYLTELADAAGIEDGPRYLPDDRQTAGRNIANWRRFSGASEFMFIGDRDRAVHILRTSLLDEGHSLTEVTRRLADAFDLDVDLVPMSDDPVASIVHTPDGPLHFQEFWVAEGGEPAVEDVEFRGAERADAADPAVEAIRDGPVVIGPSNPVTSIGPMLALDGIREALDETTVVAVSPFVEDRVFSGPAGKLMDAVGYDPSTAGVAAAYPFADAFVLDDADATDLDRPVVRTDTEMDDDADAERVARACRDALDHVSGAEVA is encoded by the coding sequence ATGACGACGTTCCTCGCCGGGGGGACGGGCACCCCGAAACTGCTCGCCGGCAGCCACGACGTCTTCGACCCGGCCGACGCTACGGTGGTCGGGAACACCGGCGACGACGTGGAACTCGGCGGCCTGCTCGTCTGCCCCGACGTCGACACCGTCCTCTTCGCGGGCGGCGACGTCCTGGACCGCGAGACCTGGTGGGGCATCGAGGGCGACAAGTCCACGACCCACGACTACCTGACCGAACTCGCGGACGCCGCCGGCATCGAAGATGGACCGCGCTACCTCCCCGACGACCGACAGACTGCGGGCCGGAACATCGCCAATTGGCGGCGGTTCTCGGGGGCTTCGGAGTTCATGTTCATCGGTGACCGCGACCGCGCCGTCCACATCCTCCGGACGAGTCTGCTCGACGAGGGCCACTCGCTCACCGAAGTCACGCGACGACTCGCTGACGCCTTCGACCTCGACGTCGACCTCGTGCCGATGAGCGACGACCCCGTCGCGAGCATCGTCCACACGCCCGACGGCCCGCTGCACTTCCAGGAGTTCTGGGTCGCCGAGGGCGGTGAACCGGCGGTCGAGGACGTCGAGTTCCGGGGCGCCGAGCGCGCCGACGCCGCCGACCCCGCCGTCGAGGCCATCCGCGACGGCCCCGTAGTTATCGGCCCCTCCAACCCCGTGACGAGCATCGGGCCGATGCTCGCCCTCGACGGCATCCGCGAGGCGCTCGACGAGACCACCGTGGTCGCCGTCTCGCCGTTCGTCGAGGACCGGGTGTTCTCCGGCCCCGCCGGGAAACTGATGGACGCGGTCGGCTACGACCCCTCGACCGCGGGCGTCGCGGCGGCCTACCCGTTCGCGGACGCGTTCGTCCTCGACGACGCCGACGCAACCGACCTGGACCGCCCGGTGGTCCGCACGGACACCGAGATGGACGACGACGCGGACGCCGAGCGCGTCGCTCGTGCGTGCCGGGACGCGCTCGACCACGTCTCCGGCGCGGAGGTGGCGTGA
- a CDS encoding phosphohydrolase: MTTIKDSVHDHIEVGGVAADLVDTPPVQRLRRIKQLGTVHLVYPSANHTRFEHSLGVYHLADRALDHVEIGGVQAERVRAAAILHDVGHSPYSHNVEGVLERRTGKRHDDVEELLGEGRVAEVLESHGLDPANIASLVRGEGELGQLVAGELDVDRMDYLVRDAHHTGVPYGTIDTGRLVRELTFIDGDLVLAEGNVQTAESLLLARALMNPTVYSHHVARISKTMLRRATEALLDTSEITAEELRRMDDHELSVALRSHAETRELGRRLADRDLFKRAVWAEMGDVDPDVIGADHDDVRAFEADIAADAGVDPADVVLDVQGQPSMRESTTGVLVNGEVRRLDRQSTLVRALQVAQREQWRLGVYAPEESVETVGHSAERVLGLKTDGALISEVNSPGRYASLEEFE, translated from the coding sequence ATGACCACCATCAAGGACAGCGTCCACGACCACATCGAGGTCGGGGGCGTCGCCGCGGACCTGGTGGACACGCCGCCCGTCCAGCGGCTCCGCCGCATCAAGCAGCTGGGCACGGTCCACCTCGTCTACCCGTCGGCGAACCACACGCGCTTCGAGCACTCCCTGGGCGTCTACCACCTCGCCGACCGCGCGCTCGACCACGTCGAAATCGGCGGCGTGCAGGCCGAGCGCGTGCGAGCCGCGGCCATCCTCCACGACGTCGGTCACAGCCCGTACAGCCACAACGTCGAGGGCGTCCTCGAACGCCGCACCGGAAAGCGCCACGACGACGTCGAGGAACTGCTCGGCGAGGGTCGAGTCGCCGAGGTGCTAGAGTCCCACGGCCTCGACCCAGCGAACATCGCGTCGCTCGTGCGCGGCGAGGGCGAACTCGGCCAGCTCGTCGCGGGGGAACTCGACGTCGACCGGATGGACTACCTCGTGCGGGACGCCCACCACACCGGCGTCCCCTACGGCACCATCGACACCGGTCGACTCGTCCGGGAGCTGACGTTCATCGACGGCGACCTCGTGCTCGCGGAGGGGAACGTCCAGACCGCAGAGAGCCTGCTGCTGGCGCGCGCGCTGATGAACCCCACCGTCTACAGCCACCACGTCGCGCGCATCAGCAAGACGATGCTCCGGCGGGCCACGGAGGCGCTGCTGGACACCAGCGAGATCACTGCCGAGGAGCTCCGACGGATGGACGACCACGAACTCTCGGTCGCGCTGCGGAGCCACGCCGAAACCAGGGAGCTGGGGCGCCGACTCGCCGACCGCGACCTGTTCAAGCGCGCGGTGTGGGCGGAGATGGGCGACGTGGACCCGGACGTCATCGGCGCCGACCACGACGACGTGCGGGCGTTCGAGGCGGACATCGCCGCTGACGCCGGCGTTGACCCGGCCGACGTCGTCCTCGACGTGCAGGGCCAGCCCTCGATGCGCGAGTCGACGACCGGCGTGCTCGTCAACGGGGAGGTACGGCGCCTCGACAGGCAGTCCACGCTCGTGCGCGCCCTCCAGGTCGCCCAGCGCGAGCAGTGGCGCCTCGGCGTCTACGCGCCCGAAGAGAGCGTGGAGACCGTCGGGCACTCCGCGGAGCGCGTGCTCGGCCTGAAGACGGACGGGGCGCTCATCAGTGAGGTGAACAGCCCGGGTCGGTACGCCTCGCTCGAGGAGTTCGAGTAA
- a CDS encoding nucleoside deaminase, whose amino-acid sequence MELSGTVLWGEDYEPVQGTLVVDDGEIVRLDEERTDSTDVVLPAFVNAHTHLGDSIAKEAGRGLTLEELVAPPDGLKHRLLREADRSELVEAMRRSLQFMAETGTATTLEFREGGIEGVHALREAAKGVGVEPFVFGRGDPDVVEVADGYGASGAADGEFGRERNATRRVGKPFAIHAGEVDSSDINPALDLDPDLLVHMVHAEQLHLDRVEDNGIPVAVCPRSNLVTDVGLPPVRDLLDRTTVALGTDNVMTNSPSMFREMEFVSKCCDVEAPEVLEMATRAGASVVDGNYGVVEADREARLLVLDGDSHNLAGARDLVRAVVRRAGASDVKRVVLP is encoded by the coding sequence ATGGAACTCTCCGGGACAGTCCTCTGGGGGGAGGACTACGAACCAGTACAGGGGACGCTCGTCGTCGACGACGGCGAGATCGTCCGCCTCGACGAGGAGCGGACGGACTCGACCGACGTCGTGTTGCCCGCGTTCGTGAACGCCCACACCCACCTCGGCGACTCTATCGCGAAGGAGGCCGGGCGCGGCCTCACGCTCGAGGAACTGGTCGCGCCGCCGGACGGGCTCAAACACCGGTTGCTCCGGGAGGCCGACCGCTCGGAGCTCGTCGAGGCGATGCGCCGGAGCCTCCAGTTCATGGCGGAGACGGGCACCGCGACGACCCTCGAGTTCAGGGAGGGCGGCATCGAGGGCGTCCACGCGCTTCGCGAGGCCGCGAAGGGCGTCGGCGTCGAGCCGTTCGTCTTCGGTCGCGGCGACCCCGACGTCGTCGAGGTCGCGGACGGTTACGGCGCGAGCGGCGCCGCGGACGGCGAGTTCGGCCGCGAGCGCAACGCCACGCGGCGCGTCGGCAAACCGTTCGCCATCCACGCCGGCGAGGTCGACTCCTCGGACATCAACCCGGCGCTGGACCTCGACCCGGACCTGCTCGTGCACATGGTCCACGCCGAGCAGTTGCACCTCGACCGCGTCGAGGACAACGGCATCCCGGTGGCCGTCTGTCCGCGGTCGAACCTCGTGACCGACGTCGGCCTGCCGCCGGTCCGCGACCTGCTCGACCGGACGACGGTGGCGCTGGGGACGGACAACGTGATGACGAACAGCCCGTCGATGTTCCGCGAGATGGAGTTCGTCTCGAAGTGCTGCGACGTCGAGGCCCCAGAGGTGCTGGAGATGGCGACGCGGGCGGGCGCGTCGGTCGTCGACGGGAACTACGGCGTCGTCGAGGCCGACCGGGAGGCCCGCCTGCTGGTGCTCGACGGCGACTCGCACAACCTCGCCGGCGCCCGAGACCTGGTCCGCGCGGTGGTGCGGCGCGCCGGCGCGAGCGACGTGAAGCGCGTCGTTCTGCCATGA
- a CDS encoding universal stress protein UspA produces MGRYERILVPTDGSEATRRAVEHGIGLAAEHGATIHALYVVNSANFAGLPMDSSWESVAAMMNEEGASALDDVEAIADEHGVTMERALVDGNPSREIVRYAEDEGCDLVVMGTHGRGGIDRLLLGSVAEKVVRSSSVPVLTVRVGEE; encoded by the coding sequence ATGGGTCGCTACGAGCGCATTCTCGTGCCCACCGACGGCTCCGAGGCGACGCGCCGGGCCGTCGAGCACGGGATCGGACTGGCCGCCGAGCACGGCGCCACGATACACGCGCTGTACGTCGTGAACTCGGCGAACTTCGCGGGACTCCCGATGGATTCCTCCTGGGAGAGCGTGGCGGCGATGATGAACGAGGAAGGCGCGAGCGCGCTCGACGACGTCGAGGCCATCGCCGACGAACACGGGGTGACGATGGAGCGCGCGCTCGTGGACGGCAACCCGAGCCGCGAGATCGTGCGCTACGCGGAGGACGAGGGCTGCGACCTCGTGGTGATGGGGACCCACGGCCGGGGCGGCATCGACCGCCTGTTGCTGGGGAGCGTCGCGGAGAAGGTCGTTCGGTCCTCGTCGGTGCCGGTGTTGACCGTGCGCGTCGGCGAGGAGTAG
- a CDS encoding biotin--acetyl-CoA-carboxylase ligase, producing MNETRRAVLDALDDGPVTGPELADHLGVSRTAVWKHVEALRDAGFTVKSVADGYTLAGVPEYGAEAVEFGLDAAFEVEYHDSLPSTNDRARELAADGASDVVVLADRQTGGRGRRGRQWSSPAGGVWMSVVLRPDLPPARAPLLTLAAAVAVTDAARELGVDAAIKWPNDVVVPRENDSSGRGGAKLAGALTEMEGEASRVSWVVLGVGVNADVDPADLDGDATSIRAEAGDVPRRLFVQRVLERFDALRNDPDAILDAWRERTATLGQRVRVETQNGDVVGDAVDVTEHGALVVETADGERVIHSGDCQHLRSA from the coding sequence ATGAACGAGACGCGCCGCGCCGTCCTCGACGCCCTCGACGACGGCCCGGTCACCGGTCCGGAGCTCGCCGACCACCTCGGCGTCTCCCGAACGGCCGTCTGGAAGCACGTCGAAGCGCTACGGGACGCCGGCTTCACCGTCAAGAGCGTCGCGGACGGCTACACGCTCGCGGGTGTCCCGGAGTACGGCGCCGAAGCCGTCGAGTTCGGACTCGACGCAGCCTTCGAGGTGGAGTACCACGATTCCCTCCCGAGCACGAACGACCGTGCGCGCGAACTCGCCGCGGACGGCGCGAGCGACGTGGTCGTGCTCGCCGACCGCCAGACCGGCGGTCGGGGGCGCCGCGGCCGCCAGTGGTCGTCGCCCGCGGGCGGCGTCTGGATGAGCGTCGTCCTCCGGCCCGACCTGCCACCCGCCCGTGCGCCGCTGCTGACGCTCGCGGCGGCCGTCGCCGTCACCGACGCGGCGCGCGAGCTGGGCGTCGACGCCGCTATCAAGTGGCCGAACGACGTCGTCGTCCCCCGCGAGAACGACAGCTCCGGCCGCGGCGGCGCGAAACTCGCGGGCGCCCTCACCGAGATGGAGGGTGAGGCCAGTCGGGTGTCCTGGGTGGTCCTCGGCGTCGGCGTCAACGCCGACGTCGACCCCGCCGACCTCGACGGCGACGCGACGAGCATCAGGGCGGAGGCCGGCGACGTCCCCCGGCGGCTGTTCGTCCAGCGCGTGCTCGAGCGGTTCGACGCGCTCAGGAACGACCCGGACGCGATTCTGGACGCGTGGCGCGAGCGGACGGCGACGCTCGGTCAGCGTGTCCGCGTCGAAACACAGAACGGCGACGTCGTCGGCGACGCCGTGGACGTGACCGAACACGGCGCGCTCGTCGTCGAGACGGCGGACGGCGAGCGGGTGATTCACTCCGGGGACTGCCAGCACCTCCGGTCGGCGTAG
- a CDS encoding carbamoyl phosphate synthase, whose amino-acid sequence MFEKVLVANRGEIAVRVMRACEELGIDTVAVYSDADKHAGHVRYADEAYNVGPARAADSYLDHEAIIDAAEQSGADAIHPGYGFLAENAEFASKVEDTEGVTWVGPAAESMEQLGEKTKARKTMRDADVPIVPGTTDPVESVDEVHEFGEEHGYPIAIKAEGGGGGRGMKIVRSAEEAEEQLESAQREGEAYFDNANVYLERYLENPRHVEVQIIADHHGNVRHLGERDCSLQRRHQKVIEEGPSSALTDDLREEIGEAARRGADDAGYYNAGTFEFLVEEDPDREAGELLGPETGFYFLEVNTRIQVEHTVTEALTGIDIVKWQLKIAADEELTFAQDDVDLRGHAMEFRINAENAANDFAPATGGSLETYDPPGGIGVRVDDALRQGDDLVTDYDSMVAKLIVHAGDREECIVRSQRALAEYDIEGIPTIVPFHRLMLTDDAFVAGTHTTKYLDETLDPERIDEAQERWGGDTTSDDSDEEVVERDFTVEVNGKRFEVNLEERGAAQLATSGGSSGGQRPERASDDSDSETVVEGEGETVESEMQGTILSVDVAEGDEVEPGDVLVVLEAMKMENDVVASHGGTVTQVTVEEGDSVDMGDVLVVID is encoded by the coding sequence ATGTTCGAGAAGGTACTCGTCGCCAACCGCGGCGAAATCGCGGTCCGCGTGATGCGGGCCTGCGAGGAACTCGGCATCGACACCGTCGCCGTCTACAGCGACGCCGACAAACACGCGGGCCACGTTCGCTACGCCGACGAGGCGTACAACGTCGGCCCCGCCCGCGCCGCCGACTCCTACCTCGACCACGAGGCCATCATCGACGCCGCCGAACAGTCCGGCGCCGACGCCATCCACCCAGGCTACGGCTTCCTCGCGGAGAACGCTGAGTTCGCGAGCAAGGTCGAGGACACGGAGGGTGTGACGTGGGTCGGCCCCGCCGCGGAGTCGATGGAGCAACTCGGCGAGAAGACGAAGGCCCGGAAGACGATGCGGGACGCCGACGTCCCCATCGTCCCCGGCACCACCGACCCCGTGGAGTCTGTCGACGAGGTCCACGAGTTCGGCGAGGAGCACGGCTACCCAATCGCCATCAAGGCCGAGGGCGGCGGTGGCGGCCGCGGGATGAAGATCGTTCGCAGCGCCGAGGAGGCCGAGGAGCAACTCGAGTCGGCCCAGCGCGAGGGCGAGGCGTACTTCGACAACGCGAACGTCTATCTGGAGCGCTACCTCGAGAACCCACGCCACGTGGAGGTCCAGATCATCGCCGACCACCACGGCAACGTCCGCCACCTCGGCGAGCGGGACTGCTCGCTGCAGCGGCGCCACCAGAAGGTCATCGAGGAGGGGCCGTCGTCCGCGCTCACGGACGACCTCCGCGAGGAGATCGGCGAGGCCGCCCGGCGCGGCGCGGACGACGCGGGCTACTACAACGCGGGGACCTTCGAGTTCCTCGTCGAGGAGGACCCCGACCGCGAGGCCGGCGAACTGCTCGGTCCGGAGACTGGCTTCTACTTCCTCGAGGTGAACACGCGCATCCAGGTCGAGCACACCGTCACGGAGGCGCTGACGGGCATCGACATCGTGAAGTGGCAGCTGAAGATCGCGGCGGACGAGGAGCTCACGTTCGCGCAGGACGACGTCGACCTCCGCGGCCACGCGATGGAGTTCCGCATCAACGCGGAGAACGCAGCCAACGACTTCGCACCAGCGACCGGCGGGAGCCTCGAGACGTACGACCCGCCGGGCGGAATCGGCGTGCGGGTCGACGACGCGCTCCGCCAGGGCGACGACCTCGTCACGGACTACGACTCGATGGTCGCGAAACTCATCGTGCACGCGGGCGACCGCGAGGAGTGCATCGTTCGCTCGCAGCGAGCGCTCGCCGAGTACGACATCGAGGGCATCCCGACCATCGTCCCGTTCCACCGGCTGATGCTGACCGACGACGCGTTCGTCGCAGGCACGCACACCACGAAGTACCTCGACGAGACGCTCGACCCCGAGCGCATCGACGAGGCCCAGGAGCGGTGGGGCGGCGACACCACCAGCGACGACAGCGACGAGGAGGTCGTCGAGCGCGACTTCACCGTCGAGGTCAACGGCAAGCGCTTCGAGGTCAACCTCGAGGAGCGCGGCGCGGCCCAGCTCGCCACGAGCGGCGGGAGCAGTGGCGGCCAGCGCCCCGAGCGCGCGAGCGACGACAGCGACTCCGAGACCGTCGTCGAGGGCGAGGGTGAGACCGTCGAGTCGGAGATGCAGGGCACCATCCTCTCGGTGGACGTCGCGGAGGGCGACGAGGTCGAACCCGGCGACGTGCTCGTCGTGCTCGAGGCGATGAAGATGGAGAACGACGTGGTCGCCTCCCACGGCGGCACCGTCACGCAGGTGACCGTCGAGGAGGGCGACAGCGTCGACATGGGCGACGTGCTCGTCGTCATCGACTGA
- a CDS encoding acc operon protein gives MPPEEYDVAVPDDASDEEAAAIAAAVSAHLAALEAAAAEGEEGPTWTGRKWSFAGRIEALDGGPVRVPDGAPTDAWSAAGRRDRF, from the coding sequence ATGCCCCCCGAGGAGTACGACGTCGCGGTTCCCGACGACGCCAGCGACGAGGAGGCGGCCGCCATCGCCGCCGCTGTCAGCGCCCACCTCGCGGCCCTCGAAGCCGCGGCCGCGGAGGGCGAGGAGGGACCGACGTGGACCGGCCGCAAGTGGTCGTTCGCCGGGCGCATCGAGGCTCTCGACGGGGGGCCAGTGCGCGTGCCGGACGGCGCGCCGACGGACGCCTGGAGCGCGGCGGGCCGCCGCGACCGGTTCTGA
- a CDS encoding methylmalonyl-CoA carboxyltransferase, translated as MTMEERIEELREKTERALLGGGEDRIESQHEKGKMTARERIDYFLDDDTFEEFDRLRTHRSHNFGMEEKQLPGDGVVTGYGEVNGRTVFVFAHDFTVFGGSLGEVFAEKVTKVMDKAMEVGAPVVGLNDSAGARIQEGVDSLGGYAEIFTRNEKASGVVPQISAIMGPCAGGAVYSPAITDFVFMVKDTSHMFITGPDVIKTVTGEEVGFEELGGATTHSSESGVAHFACDDEEQALDDIRRLLSYLPQNNVEDPPRVEPWDDPERRDEELESIVPDEPRKPYDMTDVIGSVADEGSFFEVHENFAKNIVVGFARLDGRSVGVVANQPRVNAGTLDIEASEKASRFVRLCDSFNVPILTFVDVPGFLPGTDQEHDGIIRHGAKLLYAFSEASVPLLTVITRKAYGGAYDVMSSKHIGADVNYAWPTAEIAVMGPKGAVNVLYRDELEDAEDPEELREELIDEYREEFANPYTAADRGYLDAVIEPTETRPRLISDLEMLASKREDTPEKKHGNIPL; from the coding sequence ATGACGATGGAAGAGCGCATCGAGGAACTGCGCGAGAAGACCGAGCGCGCACTCCTCGGCGGCGGCGAGGACCGCATCGAGTCCCAGCACGAGAAGGGGAAGATGACCGCCCGGGAGCGCATCGACTACTTCCTCGACGACGACACGTTCGAAGAGTTCGACCGCCTCCGCACCCACCGGAGCCACAACTTCGGGATGGAGGAGAAACAGCTCCCCGGCGACGGCGTCGTCACGGGCTACGGCGAGGTCAACGGCCGCACCGTCTTCGTCTTCGCCCACGACTTCACCGTCTTCGGCGGCAGCCTCGGCGAGGTGTTCGCCGAGAAGGTGACGAAGGTGATGGACAAGGCGATGGAGGTCGGTGCCCCCGTCGTCGGCCTCAACGACTCCGCGGGCGCACGCATCCAGGAGGGAGTGGACTCCCTCGGCGGCTACGCCGAGATCTTCACGCGTAACGAGAAGGCCTCCGGCGTCGTCCCCCAGATTTCGGCCATCATGGGGCCCTGTGCGGGCGGCGCGGTCTACTCGCCCGCTATCACGGACTTCGTCTTCATGGTGAAGGACACCAGCCACATGTTCATCACCGGGCCGGACGTCATCAAGACGGTCACCGGCGAGGAGGTCGGCTTCGAGGAGCTGGGCGGCGCGACCACCCACTCCTCCGAATCGGGCGTCGCGCACTTCGCCTGCGACGACGAGGAGCAGGCCCTCGACGACATCCGCCGACTGCTCTCCTACCTCCCCCAGAACAACGTCGAGGACCCGCCCCGCGTCGAGCCGTGGGACGACCCCGAGCGCCGCGACGAGGAACTGGAGTCCATCGTCCCCGACGAACCCCGCAAGCCCTACGACATGACCGACGTCATCGGGAGCGTCGCCGACGAGGGCTCGTTCTTCGAGGTCCACGAGAACTTCGCGAAGAACATCGTCGTCGGCTTCGCGCGCCTCGACGGCCGCTCGGTCGGTGTGGTCGCCAACCAGCCCCGCGTGAACGCGGGCACCCTCGACATCGAGGCCTCCGAGAAGGCCAGCCGGTTCGTGCGGCTCTGCGACTCGTTCAACGTCCCGATTCTGACGTTCGTGGACGTGCCCGGCTTCCTCCCCGGCACTGACCAGGAGCACGACGGCATCATCCGCCACGGCGCGAAACTGCTGTACGCGTTCTCGGAGGCCAGCGTCCCCCTCCTCACGGTCATCACGCGGAAGGCCTACGGCGGCGCCTACGACGTGATGTCGAGCAAGCACATCGGCGCGGACGTCAACTACGCGTGGCCGACCGCCGAAATCGCCGTGATGGGGCCGAAGGGCGCCGTGAACGTCCTCTACCGCGACGAACTGGAGGACGCCGAGGACCCCGAAGAGCTCCGCGAGGAACTCATCGACGAGTACCGCGAGGAGTTCGCGAACCCGTACACGGCCGCCGACCGGGGCTACCTCGACGCCGTCATCGAACCCACCGAGACCCGCCCGCGGCTCATCTCGGACCTCGAGATGCTGGCGAGCAAGCGCGAGGACACGCCCGAGAAGAAACACGGCAACATCCCGCTGTGA